The Thermoanaerobaculia bacterium DNA window GGCGCGGTGCGGCTTCCTCCCGTCCTCCGACGCCTCGTCGCGGCGGATGTCCTGGTCCGGCTGTGCGAGGGTCTTCCCGACGTCTTCCTCGTCGTGTGGGTGATCGAGGTCCGCGGCTTCTCCGCCGCCCGGTTCGGGGTCCTCGTCTCCATCCTGACGGCGACGTCGATCGTTTCGTACGTTCCCGCGGCGGCGCTGGCGGAGCGCGCCGAAAAGAAGCGGTTCATCGTCCTGACGTACGCGTTCTTCACGCTCTTTCCCGTGGCGGTCTTCGCGGCCCGGACGTTTGCGGCGCTCGCGGCCGCTTTCGCGATCGGCGGCCTGCGCGAGATCGGCGAGCCGGCCCGGAAAGCGTTCATCGTGGACTCTTCGCCGGCCCATGCGCGCGGACGGACGGTCGGAAAGTACTACACGATTCGCGGATTTTCCGTGGCCGGCGCGGCCGCGATCGGCGGCCTCCTGTGGACGATCGCGCCGCGTTGGACGTTCCTCGCGGCGGCGGGGCTCGGCGCCGCGGGGACGGTCGGCGCCGCGGTGTTCCTGCCGCGGTCCGGGAAGCGCCCCGACTCGCCCGCTTGACGTCAGGCCGGAGTTCCACCCTTCTCCGGCATCCCGGTTGCTGCTTCCTGTCCGGAAGGAGGTCCGCATGAACCGAATCCTGAAATCCATTCTGCCCGCCGCGGTCGCGGCCGCGATCGCGATCCCGGCGGCGGGTCAGATCCCGATCCCCCCGCTCCCGCACATGGAGATCCACATCGCCCGCTCGGCGCCGCCGCGCCCGCGCGTCGAGTATCGAAACGTGAGACCCGCCGCTGACTATGTCTGGGTGAAAGGCTTCTGGGACTGGGAAGGCGGCGAGTGGGTCTGGATTCCCGGACGCTGGGAGCGTCCGGCGGGCCGTGACGTGACGTGGGTCGACCCGCACTACGACCGTGAGCAGGATGGCTGGCGCTACGAGCCGGGCCACTGGTCCAATGAGCGCGTGGTCGAGGGACGCGACTACCGGGAGTGGAGCGACAAGCATCACAAACGGCGCGATCGCGATCGCGAGCATGAGCGCGACCACGATCACGATCACGATCACGATCATCGGATGTAGCCGCAAGCGATCACACCGCCTCATCACCGCCCCCGTTCGCGACATTCGCGGACGGGGGCTTTTCTTTCCCGATCGCGGCCCGCAGAATCGGTCAACGAGACCAACGCGCCCTCGAAAGGACATGGGAAATCGACGGCACGGCCGAAGTTCTTGAATCGAGAGGTGAGCTCGGCGGGCACAGGGGTTGCTTCGGGAAGGCGGCAGGAGGTTTCATCGCATGTCCAAACGTCTGACGAGGCTCCTGTGGGTAAGCGTCATCGGCGCGGCCCTTTCCCTTCCCGTTGCTGCGCAGATCCCTCTACCTCCCCAGCCGAGCCTGGAAATTCACATCGGACACACGCGGCCGCCGCGCCTTCGCTACGAGAGACGAGGGCGCCGCCCCGACCGCTACTCGATCTGGATCCGCGGTTTCTGGGACTTGCAGGGGGATCAGTGGATCTGGGTCCCGGGGCGCTGGGAACGGCCCCGGGACCGCCACGCCCGCTGGATCGCACCCCGCTACCACCGCGAATACGGCGGCTGGCGATACGCGCCGGGCCACTGGTCGAACGAACGCATCGTCGAGGGAGAGGATTACCGGCGCTGGCGCGACGAGCATCGCCACGGGCGCCAGGGCGACCGCGACCATGATCGCGATCACCACCGCGACCACGAACGCCGGTAGCCTCCGAGAACGAATTCATCGC harbors:
- a CDS encoding YXWGXW repeat-containing protein, with the protein product MNRILKSILPAAVAAAIAIPAAGQIPIPPLPHMEIHIARSAPPRPRVEYRNVRPAADYVWVKGFWDWEGGEWVWIPGRWERPAGRDVTWVDPHYDREQDGWRYEPGHWSNERVVEGRDYREWSDKHHKRRDRDREHERDHDHDHDHDHRM